Proteins from one Choloepus didactylus isolate mChoDid1 chromosome 4, mChoDid1.pri, whole genome shotgun sequence genomic window:
- the LOC119530974 gene encoding collagen alpha-1(I) chain-like gives MCVVLAGQDSHVPPQAGPCLLADLPACSSRTARLPAEASAHLHLSSPRSLGPLQGSGSLSAAQKTGTTPPGAGGETEEQSSTALVSSHMGTALCVHHWGLPVSGWAPHANGYAGEALRGHVPHTPYPRAKTAGCGKGELTVAVPSLGPGLPEKTPPAVAAPAMPLLSCTQARNLPQSGAHRRPARPLQGAGPRVTWGGQGRGTATRGSKLRPGRAALGPPAPAHRRSPALSCPLAAAARTAAWPPLAVLRLRPGGPLGRGSCPPQAHRGPGASVSLAGKCAQERWPRRGGVRGRAGASADGLQCPASLPPPVAWPGAFPSDPRGPSPRRLQSGPGLGRVRSVGPGAGLSHAAPSPPGQSRGARHRARGPLLHAPRAHGVDPASRFFAQDPAVGAAAVPFVGVEIGATPGIHPPPTRSQTRPCLSSAPSGASRRRAGPASREVERIPGAGAQVPRPPPGTAPTPTGAPQPRGHDEASGRVDGSTPGPLRGGGREPAR, from the exons GCGGGACAGGACAGCCACGTCCCCCCTCAGGCCGGGCCCTGCCTGCTGGCCGACCTGCCGGCCTGCTCCTCTCGCACTGCCAGGCTCCCTGCTGAGGCCAGCGCCCACCTGCACCTGTCCTCCCCCAGGTCACT GGGACCCCTTCAGGGCAGTGGGAGCCTCTCAGCAGCCCAGAAGACGGGCACTACTCCCCCGGGTgcaggaggggaaactgaggagcAGAGCTCCACAGCCCTTGTCAGCTCCCACATGGGGACGGCCCTTTGTGTCCACCACTGGGGGCTGCCGGTGAGTGGGTGGGCCCCCCATGCCAATGGCTATGCTGGGGAGGCACTGAGAGGACACGTCCCCCACACCCCGTACCCACGAGCCAAGACCGCCGGCTGTGGAAAAGGGGAGCTGACCGTCGCAGTGCCCTCACTGGGCCCCGGGCTCCCCGAGAAGACCCCGCCGGCTGTGGCTGCACCAGCCATGCCCCTCCTCAGCTGCACCCAAGCCCGGAACCTTCCCCAATCGGGAGCCCACAGGCGCCCTGCCCGGCCCCTACAGGGAGCTGGGCCCCGAGTAAcctggggtgggcagggcagggggacGGCCACCAG GGGCTCCAAGTTGAGGCCAGGGCGCGCGGCCCTGGGTCCCCCTGCCCCGGCCCACCGCCGGTCCCCGGCCCTGTCCTGCCCTCTGGCGGCGGCTGCCCGCACTGCAGCCTGGCCCCCGCTGGCTGTCCTGCGCCTCCGACCGGGAGGGCCGCTGGGGAGGGGGTCCTGTCCCCCGCAG GCGCACCGCGGGCCTGGAGCCTCGGTTTCCCTGGCTGGGAAGTGCGCCCAGGAGCGCTGGCCTCGGCGCGGCGGTGTGCGGGGACGGGCGGGGGCTTCCGCTGACGGTCTGCAGTGCCCAGCCTCCCTGCCCCCGCCCGTCGCGTGGCCCGGAGCCTTCCCCTCGGACCCCCGCGGCCCCTCACCCCGCCGCCTGCAGAGCGGGCCGGGCCTGGGGAGGGTTCGGTCCGTGGGGCCGGGAGCGGGCCTCAGCCACGCCGCCCCAAGCCCCCCAGGGCAGAGCCGCGGGGCTCGCCACCGCGCCCGGGGGCCCCTCCTGCACGCGCCCCGGGCCCACGGCGTTGACCCAGCCTCTCGCTTCTTCGCACAGGACCCGGCGGTGGGGGCTGCAGCCGTCCCATTTGTCGGGGTTGAAATCGGGGCGACGCCTGGGATTCACCCGCCGCCCACCCGGAGCCAGACGCGCCCCTGCTTGTCATCCGCGCCCTCGGGGGCTTCGCGGCGCAGGGCAGGGCCCGCCTCCCGGGAGGTGGAGAGAATTCCGGGCGCCGGCGCCCAGGTGCCCAGGCCTCCTCCTGGAACTGCCCCCACCCCGACTGGAGCCCCCCAGCCCAGGGGACATGACGAGGCCTCTGGGCGAGTAGACGGGTCCACGCCAGGGCCTCTCCGGGGTGGAGGGCGGGAGCCCGCGCGCTGA